From a single Cotesia glomerata isolate CgM1 linkage group LG6, MPM_Cglom_v2.3, whole genome shotgun sequence genomic region:
- the LOC123266509 gene encoding uncharacterized protein LOC123266509 gives MANKTAKFEKLVVGALKKLQDLQGSSPKEITDYLSQEYDVPSKEIRKQVRLALRRGVSYGILQRNAGGTYTCNREFIKDPTDPEVTEPCSWMKFGGKSKSRKNKGGRRSRKKSRSKRRRSKKSKSKKRGKRGRRGRGSRKSMKARRGKKTKRGKKKKDEDCLVYLRIDKSKIAKKKSKSRKRSQSRKGKSPSCG, from the exons ATGGCCAATAAAAcagcaaaatttgaaaaattagtagTGGGCGCGCTGAAAAAGTTGCAAGATCTCCAAGGATCCTCGCCAAAAGAAATAACAGACTATTTATCACAAGAGTATGACGTACCGtctaaagaaataagaaaacaAGTGCGTTTAGCACTTCGCCGTGGTGTTTCTTATGGAATATTACAACGGAATGCCGG agGCACATATACTTGCAACAGAGAGTTTATAAAAGACCCAACCGATCCTGAAGTGACAGAACCCTGTTCTTGGATGAAATTCGGGGGTAAATCAAAATCGAGGAAGAATAAAGGCGGCCGCAGGAGCCGAAAAAAATCCAGATCTAAGCGCCGGcgctcaaaaaaatcaaaatccaAAAAACGCGGCAAAAGAGGAAGAAGAGGAAGGGGAAGCAGGAAAAGTATGAAAGCTCGTAGAGGCAAAAAGACCAAAAGAGGCAAGAAGAAGAAGGATGAAGATTGCTTGGTTTACCTGAGGattgataaaagtaaaatagcTAAGAAGAAAAGTAAGTCGAGAAAACGGAGCCAAAGTCGCAAGGGTAAATCTCCTAGTtgtggataa
- the LOC123266503 gene encoding uncharacterized protein LOC123266503, with product MEKSVEIGRISASDVSISQIFKSSFARSFVSNYHDNKILDMDYYNDKHDISTSSVDDYLDNLQKSLQGEITINNTSGNASSPEPDEHNLRKQCQVLSEENKRLQNALALQETSQFDSTYLQNQVDTLKWQLKQTESSRQMYRSLMKQVINFLERAQKSWDILHANNSTTGQRSKSTTRNSRSQIIYPEDLSINSSVHQRSVRSTSPTSTSKFTRAKSVAQISSAHSSGFRDFTWSVLRRNDPSQSQSSSPSASTASRSSKTADHRSYPPQPNFNKSDGTISKSTESNSVEKIESDHIPPEKLSQEAFRLLRTAESLLAMREPDLSFSSSSSRNSSSSLTASAVTGDDENTSAYVIMDYTQSSDGSKSTNSINLDDFSQIEDCLSINEREPDNRLSSFHKSSMDMSAGSTSTLQPFSKSFDCASLNSSSRKIEEEEHHSISFNVNIQNNINSNININDKNMSNIMSEVRQCTSTPNSTVNRRAKYKSPAAETKDQRDSRLKEKPTSISSAEDESGFSSMNSFQDVGLPQLTVRPATPVTPVKPAGYHSEVGLPDVPLDRINHRRWSSTPAEIQAMFRRYKNTYLSNQSSNAETLSVWV from the exons ATGGAAAAATCTGTGGAAATTGGTCGTATTTCCGCGAGTGATGTGTCTATTagtcaaatattcaagagctCATTTGCCAGGTCTTTTGTTTCAAACTATCACGACAACAAAATTCTGGATATGgattattataatgataagcATGATATTTCTACATCCAGCGTCGACGATTATTTGGATAATTTACAAAAGAGCCTGCAGGGCGAAATTACGATTAATAACACTTCCGGCAat gcCTCGAGCCCGGAACCAGACGAACACAATCTCCGCAAG CAATGCCAGGTGTTAAGTGAAGAAAATAAGCGGTTGCAGAATGCACTTGCTCTTCAAGAAACCTCACAGTTTGATTCAACTTATCTTCAGAATCAGGTTGATACTCTCAAATGGCAATTGAAGcag ACTGAATCAAGCCGGCAGATGTACAGATCATTGATGAAACAAGTGATAAATTTCTTGGAGCGTGCGCAAAAAAGCTGGGATATACTTCACGCGAATAACAGCACCACCGGGCAGCGAAGTAAAAGTACCACACGTAATAGCCGCAGTCAGATAATATATCCTGAGGATTTATCAATTAACTCGTCAGTGCACCAGAGATCAGTTCGCTCAACGAGTCCTACTTCTACCAGTAAATTTACTCGCGCAAAATCAGTGGCGCAGATTTCATCAGCACATTCATCGGGTTTCCGTGACTTTACTTGGTCGGTGCTGAGACGCAATGACCCCTCACAATCGCAATCGTCATCGCCATCGGCTTCCACCGCGTCTAGATCTAGCAAAACCGCAGATCATCGCTCATATCCACCGCAaccgaattttaataaatcagatggTACTATTTCGAAATCTACAGAGAGCAATTCTGTTGAGAAAATTGAAAGTGATCACATACCACCGGAGAAATTATCTCAGGAAGCATTTAg ATTGTTAAGAACCGCTGAGTCACTGTTAGCGATGCGAGAACCCGACTTATCATTctcgtcatcatcatcaagaaactcatcatcatcattaacTGCATCGGCTGTCACCGGTGATGATGAAAATACCTCTGCTTATGTTATAATGGACTACACCCAGAGCTCGGACGGCAGTAAATCCACCAACTCGATCAACCTCGACGATTTTTCCCAAATCGAGGACTGTTTATCAATAAACGAGCGGGAGCCTGACAATAGACTCAGTAGTTTTCACAAGTCAAGCATGGACATGTCTGCTGGCAGCACGAGCACTCTGCAGCCattttcaaaaagttttgACTGCGCCTCGTTGAACTCTTCGAGCAGAAAAATTGAAGAAGAAGAGCACCACAGTATTAGTTTTAACGTCAATATACAGAACAAcattaatagtaatattaatattaatgacaaAAATATGAGTAACATAATGAGCGAAGTAAGACAATGTACTTCAACGCCAAATTCTACAGTCAACAGAAGAGCCAAGTATAAATCACCAGCAGCAGAGACCAAGGATCAAAGAGACTCGAGATTAAAAGAGAAACCTACCAGCATTAGCAGCGCTGAAGATGAAAGTGGTTTCTCTTCAATGAATTCGTTCCAAGATGTTGGTCTTCCCCAGCTGACAGTCAGACCAGCCACACCAGTTACACCAGTTAAGCCAGCTGGATATCACTCTGAAGTAGGGCTACCTGACGTGCCCTTGGACCGAATTAATCATCGCAGGTGGTCATCAACTCCCGCGGAAATTCAAGCGATGTTTCGACGTTATAAGAATACATATTTATCGAACCAGTCATCAAACGCCGAAACTCTCAGTGTCTGGGTCTGA